The following proteins are co-located in the Acropora palmata chromosome 11, jaAcrPala1.3, whole genome shotgun sequence genome:
- the LOC141896785 gene encoding uncharacterized protein LOC141896785, translating into MASAQIVETSVANNSPVLLRTPITKTIIFNQAPRWSSETRIAEEFAYEQQDDSTNLGCDKIQTKTCFGSNVPEFYYPGMFLNFDPTDGQKYTRCESLGFDEDLPPIY; encoded by the exons atggcttccgcacagattgtcgaaacgtcagtcgccaacaacagtcctgtccttctcaggactccaatcaccaagacgatcattttcaatcaag CACCCAGATGGTCTAGTGAGACAAGAATTGCCGAGGAGTTCGCATACGAACAACAAGACGATTCAACAAACTTAGGCTGTGATAAGATACAGACTAAAACATGCTTCGGTTCAAATGTACCTGAATTTTATTATCCCGGGATGTTCTTGAATTTTGATCCAACGGACGGTCAGAAATACACACGATGTGAATCCTTAGGTTTTGATGAAGATTTGCCGCCGATTTACTAA